The following coding sequences lie in one Maylandia zebra isolate NMK-2024a linkage group LG14, Mzebra_GT3a, whole genome shotgun sequence genomic window:
- the stard13b gene encoding stAR-related lipid transfer protein 13 isoform X5, translated as MNHSGCMMKTSQIEAKEACDWLRAAGFPQYAQLFEDSQFPIDITPVKRDHDFLDKDLVEPLCRRLHTLNKCASMKLDVNLPKKKSEDSDEDDLFAISDKWTFEWSSRRWSRLQDIDSLLGNHREGELSRDGVPLRTTTSSESVLTDLSEPEVSSLHSESSGGSGHRGLSTEDSDCSNRTCSDTAAMPDSTSLTMPHIPKEFAHFNSPSDKHSKTTHSRAKELLKRMDTLSSRGTLGKGHKTLVISSPVLQQKAQALKKLRCEDIINGDGGALEPPCNKILPSHSSSEGSSHSGGSTVSTPSLKERKPHRVDHKRSGMYLEDMDIFSGSQMNKVAEQNRRNEFCSYENLVVHIPKDHKPGTFPKALSIESLSPTGGASINWHTGSMHLDSPLISCRKETRPATQSSSRGSRISVYDNVPGSHLYASTGDLIDLEKEDLFPHLDDILLHVNGLQQIVDHWSKNVLPGGEGIVQIDDGKDDTAGLQSSSQITLDFEGNSVTESQIVPSDGDRDKVSLTETESTRLRERRDSGVGASLTRPNRLRWPSFQISNRLSHSRASLQITNQSAGQLSLLQKFSLLRLTAIMEKYSLTNKHGWTWSVPKFMKRMKVPDYKDKNVFGVPLIVHVQRSGQPLPLGLQQALRYLRSQCLDQVGLFRKSGVKSRIQALRQMNESSPENVNYEDQSAYDVADMVKQFFRDLPEPLLTSKLGETFLHIYQYVPKDQRLQAVQAAIMLMSDENREVLQTLLCFLSDVTSSVAENQMTPMNIAVCLAPSLFHLNKMKKDNLSPRAMHKKYATGRPDQKDLNENLAAAQGLAHMIIECNRLFEIPHEMVTQSRNSYVEADLHAPTIDELCKQSEDEDGTYQTLLEGRLQNLLKEAREKSKYWVSCSSSDNTELYYKKVGDGNPLRRWKVSVEVEAPPSVVLNRVLRERHLWDMDLLQWKVCETLDRQTEVFQYVLSRMPPHPSRDFVVLRSWRTDLPKGACSLVSVSIEHEDCPPLGGIRAIVLESNYLLEPCGSGKSRLTHICRVDMKGRTPDWYNKAFGHLCAAEAARIRNSFQPLITDGPETKI; from the exons ATGAACCACTCTGGCTGTATGATGAAAACATCCC AAATTGAGGCGAAAGAGGCATGTGATTGGCTGCGGGCAGCAGGATTTCCCCAGTATGCTCAGCTCTttgaag ATTCGCAGTTTCCCATTGACATTACTCCTGTGAAAAGAGATCATGATTTTTTGGACAAAGATCTTGTGGAACCTCTGTGCAG gcgACTCCACACTTTAAATAAGTGTGCCTCTATGAAACTTGACGTGAATCTTCCAAAGAAGAAA AGTGAAGACTCTGATGAAGACGATCTGTTTGCTATTAGTGACAAATGGACCTTTGAGTGGAGCAGCCGGCGTTGGTCCAGGTTACAGGACATTGACAGTCTGCTGGGAAATCACAGAGAGGGTGAGCTCTCCAGAGATGGTGTGCCTCTGAGAACTACCACCAGCAGCGAGAGTGTTCTGACAGACCTCAGTGAGCCAGAGGTCTCTTCTTTGCACAGCGAGAGCAGCGGAGGCAGCGGTCATCGGGGCCTCAGCACAGAGGACTCTGACTGTTCTAACCGCACCTGCTCAGACACTGCAGCAATGCCAGACTCAACTTCTCTCACAATGCCTCACATCCCCAAAGAATTTGCTCACTTCAATTCACCATCTGACAAGCACAGCAAAACAACCCACTCTCGTGCCAAGGAGTTACTAAAGCGTATGGATACACTGAGCTCCCGAGGTACTCTGGGAAAAGGCCATAAGACGCTGGTAATCAGCTCTCCTGTGCTGCAGCAGAAGGCCCAGGCCCTGAAGAAATTGAGGTGTGAAGACATAATAAATGGAGATGGTGGAGCTCTGGAACCACCATGCAATAAAATTCTGCCATCCCACTCCAGTAGTGAGGGTAGCAGCCATTCTGGTGGCAGCACTGTCAGCACACCCAGCCTAAAAGAGCGTAAGCCTCACCGTGTTGACCATAAACGCAGCGGCATGTATTTGGAGGACATGGACATCTTCTCAGGATCCCAAATGAATAAAGTTGCAGAACAAAATCGTAGAAATGAATTTTGCTCTTATGAAAACCTCGTGGTCCACATTCCCAAAGACCACAAGCCAGGAACCTTCCCCAAAGCATTGTCCATAGAGAGCCTGTCCCCAACTGGTGGCGCCTCAATTAACTGGCACACTGGCAGCATGCACCTGGACTCCCCTTTAATTTCATGCAGAAAGGAAACACGGCCTGCCACCCAGTCCTCTTCCAGAGGTAGCCGCATCAGTGTGTACGATAATGTTCCTGGCTCGCATCTGTATGCCAGCACTGGAGACCTGATAGACCTGGAGAAAGAGGATCTGTTTCCACACCTGGATGATATCTTACTGCATGTCAATGGTCTACAACAGATAGTGGACCACTGGTCAAAAAATGTGTTACCTGGAGGCGAGGGGATAGTACAGATCGATGACGGGAAGGATGATACAGCAGGGCTTCAGTCCTCTAGTCAGATTACATTGGACTTTGAGGGAAATTCTGTCACGGAAAGCCAGATCGTGCCTAGTGATGGAGACAGAGACAAAGTATCACTTACAGAGACAGAATCTACAAGGCTCAGGGAAAGGAGGGACTCCGGTGTAGGTGCATCACTCACAAGACCTAATAG GTTAAGATGGCCCAGCTTTCAGATATCTAATCGTCTAAGTCACTCAAGAGCATCCCTGCAGATCACAAACCAATCAGCAGGCCAGCTGAGTTTGTTACAAAAGTTTTCACTGTTGCGTTTGACTGCAATCATGGAGAAGTATTCCCTGACCAATAAACATGGCTGGACTTG GTCTGTCCCAAAATTTATGAAGAGAATGAAGGTACCAGATTATAAGGATAAGAATGTGTTTGGAGTTCCTCTCATTGTGCATGTGCAGCGTTCAGGACAGCCCTTGCCCCTCGGCCTGCAGCAGGCCCTGCGGTACTTGAGGAGTCAGTGCCTTGACCAG gtGGGTCTTTTTCGTAAATCAGGCGTGAAGTCTCGAATCCAAGCTCTGAGGCAGATGAATGAAAGTTCTCCAGAAAATGTAAATTATGAGGATCAGTCTGCCTATGATGTGGCTGATATGGTGAAGCAATTCTTCAGGGATTTACCTGAGCCCCTACTCACCAGCAAGCTGGGAGAGACCTTCCTCCATATTTACCAGT ATGTACCAAAGGACCAAAGATTGCAAGCTGTCCAGGCCGCCATCATGTTGATGTCTGATGAAAATCGAGAGGTACTGCAGACGCTGCTCTGTTTCCTTAGTGATGTCACTTCCTCTGTGGCGGAGAACCAGATGACACCTATGAATATTGCTGTGTGCCTGGCTCCGTCCCTCTTCCATCTCAACAAAATGAAGAAGGACAATCTATCACCAag GGCCATGCATAAGAAGTATGCTACTGGCAGACCAGACCAGAAGGATCTGAATGAGAATTTAGCAGCGGCACAGGGCCTCGCTCACATGATCATAGAGTGCAACCGCCTCTTTGAG ATCCCTCATGAGATGGTTACTCAGTCGCGTAATTCCTACGTGGAGGCTGATTTGCATGCACCAACAATTGACGAGCTGTGCAAGCAGTCGGAAGATGAGGATGGAACATACCAAACACTTTTGGAGGGGAGACTTCAGAACCTGCTCAAAGAGGCCCGGGAAAAATCCAAATACTGGGTGTCGTGCAGCAGCTCTGATAACACAGAGCTCTATTATAAGAAG GTGGGAGATGGCAACCCTTTGAGACGTTGGAAAGTGTCTGTCGAGGTGGAAGCGCCGCCATCTGTGGTGTTGAACCGGGTGCTGCGAGAGCGCCACCTGTGGGATATGGACCTCCTTCAGTGGAAAGTGTGCGAGACACTGGACAGGCAAACAGAAGTGTTTCAGTATGTCCTGAGTCGCATGCCCCCTCATCCCAGCAGGGACTTTGTAGTTCTTAG GTCATGGAGGACAGACTTGCCCAAAGGTGCTTGCTCCCTGGTTTCTGTGTCTATAGAGCACGAAGACTGTCCTCCTTTAGGAGGGATAAGGGCTATAGTCCTGGAGTCTAACTACCTATTAGAGCCCTGTGGCTCAGGAAAGTCCAGACTAACTCACATCTGCAGAGTGGACATGAA GGGACGGACTCCAGACTGGTACAACAAAGCCTTCGGCCACCTTTGTGCTGCAGAAGCTGCCCGAATCCGCAACTCCTTTCAGCCACTAATCACAGACGGCCCAGAGACCAAAATCTGA
- the stard13b gene encoding stAR-related lipid transfer protein 13 isoform X3 — protein MFWELPESTASECLGSMTPETQDIYLRMDHHRRRSGYRLGRIIARQQLLKKIAGEIEAKEACDWLRAAGFPQYAQLFEDSQFPIDITPVKRDHDFLDKDLVEPLCRRLHTLNKCASMKLDVNLPKKKSEDSDEDDLFAISDKWTFEWSSRRWSRLQDIDSLLGNHREGELSRDGVPLRTTTSSESVLTDLSEPEVSSLHSESSGGSGHRGLSTEDSDCSNRTCSDTAAMPDSTSLTMPHIPKEFAHFNSPSDKHSKTTHSRAKELLKRMDTLSSRGTLGKGHKTLVISSPVLQQKAQALKKLRCEDIINGDGGALEPPCNKILPSHSSSEGSSHSGGSTVSTPSLKERKPHRVDHKRSGMYLEDMDIFSGSQMNKVAEQNRRNEFCSYENLVVHIPKDHKPGTFPKALSIESLSPTGGASINWHTGSMHLDSPLISCRKETRPATQSSSRGSRISVYDNVPGSHLYASTGDLIDLEKEDLFPHLDDILLHVNGLQQIVDHWSKNVLPGGEGIVQIDDGKDDTAGLQSSSQITLDFEGNSVTESQIVPSDGDRDKVSLTETESTRLRERRDSGVGASLTRPNRLRWPSFQISNRLSHSRASLQITNQSAGQLSLLQKFSLLRLTAIMEKYSLTNKHGWTWSVPKFMKRMKVPDYKDKNVFGVPLIVHVQRSGQPLPLGLQQALRYLRSQCLDQVGLFRKSGVKSRIQALRQMNESSPENVNYEDQSAYDVADMVKQFFRDLPEPLLTSKLGETFLHIYQYVPKDQRLQAVQAAIMLMSDENREVLQTLLCFLSDVTSSVAENQMTPMNIAVCLAPSLFHLNKMKKDNLSPRAMHKKYATGRPDQKDLNENLAAAQGLAHMIIECNRLFEIPHEMVTQSRNSYVEADLHAPTIDELCKQSEDEDGTYQTLLEGRLQNLLKEAREKSKYWVSCSSSDNTELYYKKVGDGNPLRRWKVSVEVEAPPSVVLNRVLRERHLWDMDLLQWKVCETLDRQTEVFQYVLSRMPPHPSRDFVVLRSWRTDLPKGACSLVSVSIEHEDCPPLGGIRAIVLESNYLLEPCGSGKSRLTHICRVDMKGRTPDWYNKAFGHLCAAEAARIRNSFQPLITDGPETKI, from the exons AAATTGAGGCGAAAGAGGCATGTGATTGGCTGCGGGCAGCAGGATTTCCCCAGTATGCTCAGCTCTttgaag ATTCGCAGTTTCCCATTGACATTACTCCTGTGAAAAGAGATCATGATTTTTTGGACAAAGATCTTGTGGAACCTCTGTGCAG gcgACTCCACACTTTAAATAAGTGTGCCTCTATGAAACTTGACGTGAATCTTCCAAAGAAGAAA AGTGAAGACTCTGATGAAGACGATCTGTTTGCTATTAGTGACAAATGGACCTTTGAGTGGAGCAGCCGGCGTTGGTCCAGGTTACAGGACATTGACAGTCTGCTGGGAAATCACAGAGAGGGTGAGCTCTCCAGAGATGGTGTGCCTCTGAGAACTACCACCAGCAGCGAGAGTGTTCTGACAGACCTCAGTGAGCCAGAGGTCTCTTCTTTGCACAGCGAGAGCAGCGGAGGCAGCGGTCATCGGGGCCTCAGCACAGAGGACTCTGACTGTTCTAACCGCACCTGCTCAGACACTGCAGCAATGCCAGACTCAACTTCTCTCACAATGCCTCACATCCCCAAAGAATTTGCTCACTTCAATTCACCATCTGACAAGCACAGCAAAACAACCCACTCTCGTGCCAAGGAGTTACTAAAGCGTATGGATACACTGAGCTCCCGAGGTACTCTGGGAAAAGGCCATAAGACGCTGGTAATCAGCTCTCCTGTGCTGCAGCAGAAGGCCCAGGCCCTGAAGAAATTGAGGTGTGAAGACATAATAAATGGAGATGGTGGAGCTCTGGAACCACCATGCAATAAAATTCTGCCATCCCACTCCAGTAGTGAGGGTAGCAGCCATTCTGGTGGCAGCACTGTCAGCACACCCAGCCTAAAAGAGCGTAAGCCTCACCGTGTTGACCATAAACGCAGCGGCATGTATTTGGAGGACATGGACATCTTCTCAGGATCCCAAATGAATAAAGTTGCAGAACAAAATCGTAGAAATGAATTTTGCTCTTATGAAAACCTCGTGGTCCACATTCCCAAAGACCACAAGCCAGGAACCTTCCCCAAAGCATTGTCCATAGAGAGCCTGTCCCCAACTGGTGGCGCCTCAATTAACTGGCACACTGGCAGCATGCACCTGGACTCCCCTTTAATTTCATGCAGAAAGGAAACACGGCCTGCCACCCAGTCCTCTTCCAGAGGTAGCCGCATCAGTGTGTACGATAATGTTCCTGGCTCGCATCTGTATGCCAGCACTGGAGACCTGATAGACCTGGAGAAAGAGGATCTGTTTCCACACCTGGATGATATCTTACTGCATGTCAATGGTCTACAACAGATAGTGGACCACTGGTCAAAAAATGTGTTACCTGGAGGCGAGGGGATAGTACAGATCGATGACGGGAAGGATGATACAGCAGGGCTTCAGTCCTCTAGTCAGATTACATTGGACTTTGAGGGAAATTCTGTCACGGAAAGCCAGATCGTGCCTAGTGATGGAGACAGAGACAAAGTATCACTTACAGAGACAGAATCTACAAGGCTCAGGGAAAGGAGGGACTCCGGTGTAGGTGCATCACTCACAAGACCTAATAG GTTAAGATGGCCCAGCTTTCAGATATCTAATCGTCTAAGTCACTCAAGAGCATCCCTGCAGATCACAAACCAATCAGCAGGCCAGCTGAGTTTGTTACAAAAGTTTTCACTGTTGCGTTTGACTGCAATCATGGAGAAGTATTCCCTGACCAATAAACATGGCTGGACTTG GTCTGTCCCAAAATTTATGAAGAGAATGAAGGTACCAGATTATAAGGATAAGAATGTGTTTGGAGTTCCTCTCATTGTGCATGTGCAGCGTTCAGGACAGCCCTTGCCCCTCGGCCTGCAGCAGGCCCTGCGGTACTTGAGGAGTCAGTGCCTTGACCAG gtGGGTCTTTTTCGTAAATCAGGCGTGAAGTCTCGAATCCAAGCTCTGAGGCAGATGAATGAAAGTTCTCCAGAAAATGTAAATTATGAGGATCAGTCTGCCTATGATGTGGCTGATATGGTGAAGCAATTCTTCAGGGATTTACCTGAGCCCCTACTCACCAGCAAGCTGGGAGAGACCTTCCTCCATATTTACCAGT ATGTACCAAAGGACCAAAGATTGCAAGCTGTCCAGGCCGCCATCATGTTGATGTCTGATGAAAATCGAGAGGTACTGCAGACGCTGCTCTGTTTCCTTAGTGATGTCACTTCCTCTGTGGCGGAGAACCAGATGACACCTATGAATATTGCTGTGTGCCTGGCTCCGTCCCTCTTCCATCTCAACAAAATGAAGAAGGACAATCTATCACCAag GGCCATGCATAAGAAGTATGCTACTGGCAGACCAGACCAGAAGGATCTGAATGAGAATTTAGCAGCGGCACAGGGCCTCGCTCACATGATCATAGAGTGCAACCGCCTCTTTGAG ATCCCTCATGAGATGGTTACTCAGTCGCGTAATTCCTACGTGGAGGCTGATTTGCATGCACCAACAATTGACGAGCTGTGCAAGCAGTCGGAAGATGAGGATGGAACATACCAAACACTTTTGGAGGGGAGACTTCAGAACCTGCTCAAAGAGGCCCGGGAAAAATCCAAATACTGGGTGTCGTGCAGCAGCTCTGATAACACAGAGCTCTATTATAAGAAG GTGGGAGATGGCAACCCTTTGAGACGTTGGAAAGTGTCTGTCGAGGTGGAAGCGCCGCCATCTGTGGTGTTGAACCGGGTGCTGCGAGAGCGCCACCTGTGGGATATGGACCTCCTTCAGTGGAAAGTGTGCGAGACACTGGACAGGCAAACAGAAGTGTTTCAGTATGTCCTGAGTCGCATGCCCCCTCATCCCAGCAGGGACTTTGTAGTTCTTAG GTCATGGAGGACAGACTTGCCCAAAGGTGCTTGCTCCCTGGTTTCTGTGTCTATAGAGCACGAAGACTGTCCTCCTTTAGGAGGGATAAGGGCTATAGTCCTGGAGTCTAACTACCTATTAGAGCCCTGTGGCTCAGGAAAGTCCAGACTAACTCACATCTGCAGAGTGGACATGAA GGGACGGACTCCAGACTGGTACAACAAAGCCTTCGGCCACCTTTGTGCTGCAGAAGCTGCCCGAATCCGCAACTCCTTTCAGCCACTAATCACAGACGGCCCAGAGACCAAAATCTGA
- the stard13b gene encoding stAR-related lipid transfer protein 13 isoform X4: MNSKRRSAKLKLRRSFSEQLWSSTSKAWDLLWKGVRERRLAEIEAKEACDWLRAAGFPQYAQLFEDSQFPIDITPVKRDHDFLDKDLVEPLCRRLHTLNKCASMKLDVNLPKKKSEDSDEDDLFAISDKWTFEWSSRRWSRLQDIDSLLGNHREGELSRDGVPLRTTTSSESVLTDLSEPEVSSLHSESSGGSGHRGLSTEDSDCSNRTCSDTAAMPDSTSLTMPHIPKEFAHFNSPSDKHSKTTHSRAKELLKRMDTLSSRGTLGKGHKTLVISSPVLQQKAQALKKLRCEDIINGDGGALEPPCNKILPSHSSSEGSSHSGGSTVSTPSLKERKPHRVDHKRSGMYLEDMDIFSGSQMNKVAEQNRRNEFCSYENLVVHIPKDHKPGTFPKALSIESLSPTGGASINWHTGSMHLDSPLISCRKETRPATQSSSRGSRISVYDNVPGSHLYASTGDLIDLEKEDLFPHLDDILLHVNGLQQIVDHWSKNVLPGGEGIVQIDDGKDDTAGLQSSSQITLDFEGNSVTESQIVPSDGDRDKVSLTETESTRLRERRDSGVGASLTRPNRLRWPSFQISNRLSHSRASLQITNQSAGQLSLLQKFSLLRLTAIMEKYSLTNKHGWTWSVPKFMKRMKVPDYKDKNVFGVPLIVHVQRSGQPLPLGLQQALRYLRSQCLDQVGLFRKSGVKSRIQALRQMNESSPENVNYEDQSAYDVADMVKQFFRDLPEPLLTSKLGETFLHIYQYVPKDQRLQAVQAAIMLMSDENREVLQTLLCFLSDVTSSVAENQMTPMNIAVCLAPSLFHLNKMKKDNLSPRAMHKKYATGRPDQKDLNENLAAAQGLAHMIIECNRLFEIPHEMVTQSRNSYVEADLHAPTIDELCKQSEDEDGTYQTLLEGRLQNLLKEAREKSKYWVSCSSSDNTELYYKKVGDGNPLRRWKVSVEVEAPPSVVLNRVLRERHLWDMDLLQWKVCETLDRQTEVFQYVLSRMPPHPSRDFVVLRSWRTDLPKGACSLVSVSIEHEDCPPLGGIRAIVLESNYLLEPCGSGKSRLTHICRVDMKGRTPDWYNKAFGHLCAAEAARIRNSFQPLITDGPETKI, translated from the exons AAATTGAGGCGAAAGAGGCATGTGATTGGCTGCGGGCAGCAGGATTTCCCCAGTATGCTCAGCTCTttgaag ATTCGCAGTTTCCCATTGACATTACTCCTGTGAAAAGAGATCATGATTTTTTGGACAAAGATCTTGTGGAACCTCTGTGCAG gcgACTCCACACTTTAAATAAGTGTGCCTCTATGAAACTTGACGTGAATCTTCCAAAGAAGAAA AGTGAAGACTCTGATGAAGACGATCTGTTTGCTATTAGTGACAAATGGACCTTTGAGTGGAGCAGCCGGCGTTGGTCCAGGTTACAGGACATTGACAGTCTGCTGGGAAATCACAGAGAGGGTGAGCTCTCCAGAGATGGTGTGCCTCTGAGAACTACCACCAGCAGCGAGAGTGTTCTGACAGACCTCAGTGAGCCAGAGGTCTCTTCTTTGCACAGCGAGAGCAGCGGAGGCAGCGGTCATCGGGGCCTCAGCACAGAGGACTCTGACTGTTCTAACCGCACCTGCTCAGACACTGCAGCAATGCCAGACTCAACTTCTCTCACAATGCCTCACATCCCCAAAGAATTTGCTCACTTCAATTCACCATCTGACAAGCACAGCAAAACAACCCACTCTCGTGCCAAGGAGTTACTAAAGCGTATGGATACACTGAGCTCCCGAGGTACTCTGGGAAAAGGCCATAAGACGCTGGTAATCAGCTCTCCTGTGCTGCAGCAGAAGGCCCAGGCCCTGAAGAAATTGAGGTGTGAAGACATAATAAATGGAGATGGTGGAGCTCTGGAACCACCATGCAATAAAATTCTGCCATCCCACTCCAGTAGTGAGGGTAGCAGCCATTCTGGTGGCAGCACTGTCAGCACACCCAGCCTAAAAGAGCGTAAGCCTCACCGTGTTGACCATAAACGCAGCGGCATGTATTTGGAGGACATGGACATCTTCTCAGGATCCCAAATGAATAAAGTTGCAGAACAAAATCGTAGAAATGAATTTTGCTCTTATGAAAACCTCGTGGTCCACATTCCCAAAGACCACAAGCCAGGAACCTTCCCCAAAGCATTGTCCATAGAGAGCCTGTCCCCAACTGGTGGCGCCTCAATTAACTGGCACACTGGCAGCATGCACCTGGACTCCCCTTTAATTTCATGCAGAAAGGAAACACGGCCTGCCACCCAGTCCTCTTCCAGAGGTAGCCGCATCAGTGTGTACGATAATGTTCCTGGCTCGCATCTGTATGCCAGCACTGGAGACCTGATAGACCTGGAGAAAGAGGATCTGTTTCCACACCTGGATGATATCTTACTGCATGTCAATGGTCTACAACAGATAGTGGACCACTGGTCAAAAAATGTGTTACCTGGAGGCGAGGGGATAGTACAGATCGATGACGGGAAGGATGATACAGCAGGGCTTCAGTCCTCTAGTCAGATTACATTGGACTTTGAGGGAAATTCTGTCACGGAAAGCCAGATCGTGCCTAGTGATGGAGACAGAGACAAAGTATCACTTACAGAGACAGAATCTACAAGGCTCAGGGAAAGGAGGGACTCCGGTGTAGGTGCATCACTCACAAGACCTAATAG GTTAAGATGGCCCAGCTTTCAGATATCTAATCGTCTAAGTCACTCAAGAGCATCCCTGCAGATCACAAACCAATCAGCAGGCCAGCTGAGTTTGTTACAAAAGTTTTCACTGTTGCGTTTGACTGCAATCATGGAGAAGTATTCCCTGACCAATAAACATGGCTGGACTTG GTCTGTCCCAAAATTTATGAAGAGAATGAAGGTACCAGATTATAAGGATAAGAATGTGTTTGGAGTTCCTCTCATTGTGCATGTGCAGCGTTCAGGACAGCCCTTGCCCCTCGGCCTGCAGCAGGCCCTGCGGTACTTGAGGAGTCAGTGCCTTGACCAG gtGGGTCTTTTTCGTAAATCAGGCGTGAAGTCTCGAATCCAAGCTCTGAGGCAGATGAATGAAAGTTCTCCAGAAAATGTAAATTATGAGGATCAGTCTGCCTATGATGTGGCTGATATGGTGAAGCAATTCTTCAGGGATTTACCTGAGCCCCTACTCACCAGCAAGCTGGGAGAGACCTTCCTCCATATTTACCAGT ATGTACCAAAGGACCAAAGATTGCAAGCTGTCCAGGCCGCCATCATGTTGATGTCTGATGAAAATCGAGAGGTACTGCAGACGCTGCTCTGTTTCCTTAGTGATGTCACTTCCTCTGTGGCGGAGAACCAGATGACACCTATGAATATTGCTGTGTGCCTGGCTCCGTCCCTCTTCCATCTCAACAAAATGAAGAAGGACAATCTATCACCAag GGCCATGCATAAGAAGTATGCTACTGGCAGACCAGACCAGAAGGATCTGAATGAGAATTTAGCAGCGGCACAGGGCCTCGCTCACATGATCATAGAGTGCAACCGCCTCTTTGAG ATCCCTCATGAGATGGTTACTCAGTCGCGTAATTCCTACGTGGAGGCTGATTTGCATGCACCAACAATTGACGAGCTGTGCAAGCAGTCGGAAGATGAGGATGGAACATACCAAACACTTTTGGAGGGGAGACTTCAGAACCTGCTCAAAGAGGCCCGGGAAAAATCCAAATACTGGGTGTCGTGCAGCAGCTCTGATAACACAGAGCTCTATTATAAGAAG GTGGGAGATGGCAACCCTTTGAGACGTTGGAAAGTGTCTGTCGAGGTGGAAGCGCCGCCATCTGTGGTGTTGAACCGGGTGCTGCGAGAGCGCCACCTGTGGGATATGGACCTCCTTCAGTGGAAAGTGTGCGAGACACTGGACAGGCAAACAGAAGTGTTTCAGTATGTCCTGAGTCGCATGCCCCCTCATCCCAGCAGGGACTTTGTAGTTCTTAG GTCATGGAGGACAGACTTGCCCAAAGGTGCTTGCTCCCTGGTTTCTGTGTCTATAGAGCACGAAGACTGTCCTCCTTTAGGAGGGATAAGGGCTATAGTCCTGGAGTCTAACTACCTATTAGAGCCCTGTGGCTCAGGAAAGTCCAGACTAACTCACATCTGCAGAGTGGACATGAA GGGACGGACTCCAGACTGGTACAACAAAGCCTTCGGCCACCTTTGTGCTGCAGAAGCTGCCCGAATCCGCAACTCCTTTCAGCCACTAATCACAGACGGCCCAGAGACCAAAATCTGA